A stretch of Trichomycterus rosablanca isolate fTriRos1 chromosome 8, fTriRos1.hap1, whole genome shotgun sequence DNA encodes these proteins:
- the smad5 gene encoding mothers against decapentaplegic homolog 5 — MTSMSSLFSFTSPAVKRLLGWKQGDEEEKWAEKAVDALVKKLKKKKGAMEDLEKALSSPGQPSKCVTIPRSLDGRLQVSHRKGLPHVIYCRVWRWPDLQSHHELKPLEVCEYPFGSKQKEVCINPYHYKRVESPVLPPVLVPRHSEFNPQHSLLVQFRNLSHNDPHMPHNATYPESFPQHSGGSSFPISPNSPYPPSPASSGTYPNSPASSGPSSPFQLPADTPPPAYMPPEDGMGQDGSKPMDTCSSMVPANMPRGDVQPVEYEEPSHWCSIVYYELNNRVGEAYHASSTSVLVDGFTDPSNNKNRFCLGLLSNVNRNSTIENTRRHIGKGVHLYYVGGEVYAECLSDTSIFVQSRNCNYHHGFHPTTVCKIPSGCSLKIFNNQEFAQLLAQSVNHGFEAVYELTKMCTIRMSFVKGWGAEYHRQDVTSTPCWIEVHLHGPLQWLDKVLTQMGSPVNPISSVS; from the exons ATGACCTCCATGTCCAGCCTGTTCTCCTTCACCAGCCCGGCTGTAAAACGCCTGCTGGGGTGGAAGCAGGGAGATGAAGAGGAGAAGTGGGCCGAGAAGGCTGTGGATGCGCTTGTAAAGAAGCTTAAGAAGAAGAAGGGAGCAATGGAAGATCTGGAAAAGGCCTTGAGCAGCCCAGGCCAGCCCAGCAAGTGTGTAACAATCCCACGTTCACTGGATGGCCGTTTGCAGGTGTCTCACAGAAAGGGCCTCCCACATGTCATCTATTGCCGTGTGTGGCGCTGGCCTGACCTCCAGTCGCACCATGAACTTAAGCCCCTAGAGGTGTGTGAGTACCCATTCGGCTCAAAACAGAAGGAAGTTTGCATCAACCCATATCACTACAAAAGGGTAGAAAGTCCtg TGCTTCCTCCGGTGTTGGTGCCCAGACACAGCGAGTTCAACCCCCAGCACAGCCTTCTGGTGCAGTTCCGCAACCTGAGCCACAATGATCCACACATGCCTCATAACGCAACTTATCCCGAGTCCTTCCCGCAGCACAGTGGTGGGAGCTCCTTTCCTATCTCACCAAATTCACCATACCCACCTTCTCCTGCCAGCAGTGGCACATATCCCAACTCACCCGCCAGCTCAGGACCATCTAGCCCCTTCCAGCTCCCAG CTGACACCCCTCCCCCAGCCTACATGCCTCCAGAGGATGGGATGGGTCAGGATGGCTCTAAGCCCATGGATACTTGCAGCAGCATGGTGCCTGCAAACATGCCCAGAGGAG ATGTACAGCCAGTAGAGTATGAGGAGCCCAGTCACTGGTGCTCAATTGTGTACTATGAACTGAATAACCGTGTCGGTGAGGCTTACCATGCTTCCTCGACCAGTGTGCTTGTGGATGGCTTCACCGATCCATCCAACAACAAAAACCGCTTCTGCCTTGGCCTGCTGTCCAACGTGAACCGCAACTCTACGATTGAGAACACTCGTCGCCATATTGGCAAAG GTGTTCATCTGTATTATGTTGGAGGAGAGGTGTATGCTGAGTGTTTGAGCGATACCAGTATTTTCGTGCAGAGCAGGAACTGCAACTACCACCACGGCTTTCACCCAACTACCGTGTGCAAGATCCCCAGTGGCTGCAGCCTGAAGATTTTCAACAACCAGGAGTTTGCCCAGTTACTTGCACAGTCTGTCAACCATGGCTTTGAGGCTGTGTATGAACTTACCAAGATGTGCACCATCCGCATGAGCTTCGTCAAG GGTTGGGGTGCTGAATATCACCGACAGGATGTGACCAGCACTCCCTGCTGGATAGAAGTGCATCTGCATGGCCCCCTCCAGTGGCTGGATAAAGTACTGACACAAATGGGCTCTCCAGTAAACCCCATCTCCTCAGTTTCCTAA